The Nostoc sp. 'Peltigera membranacea cyanobiont' N6 genome contains the following window.
TCCATCAACTTCAAATTCAGCATCAGGAATATATTTTTCTAAACCTGTTTTAAATTCAGAAGTGATTAGGTTAATATTTGAAATACTAGTAAACAGGGAATCAGTTCTCCCATAATTAGGAACCATTACCCTTTCATTAGTTTCAGTTTGAAGCCAACTAAGGATATGTCCTTTGATTAAATCAGCTTCACTAGCCACAACAAGATTTCCTCTTACTGGGTCAATAGTAAGAGGAAAATTAATACCTTGAGTTATCATAAATTTCTGTTATCTAATATATATAGATGTCCCATTACCACCCTTTATTTACTATTGTGTCGCCCCTAGAGTCAACTGCTCCAACGGTAGCAATTTGTTTACCATTAATAGACATGGTTCCTGTGGACACGAAATTAATCCCAAAACCACCACAGTTCACTGTGAGGACACCTCCACCCATCTCGCTTGTTCCATTACTATATAGCTTGACAAACCAAGTACCTGCTTGTAATAAGACATATTGAGCAGCACTTAAAGTAATTGCCTGTAAAGCTTGCATAAAAATATTTCTTTTAGAATAAGCTTTAACATCTTCTGTGGCTGTAGAAGTTATACTTTTTTCAGAGCTAATAGCTATTTCACCACTTACATTTAAAGTGTCAGTTCCACTTACTGAAACATTTTTACTTCCAGGAATAGATGAGTAATAATCATTAACTATATCTTCTTTATCTTTAGGTGGGTTAGTGTCATTAATAATTGGTAAGTAATAGGCATTGCTCTCTAAACCATCTACAAATAAAATTAATACTGTTGAGTTAATAGGAGGTAGGTTAGCATCAACTCCAGGGGCAATATCAAGTCTTCTAATCCAATCACTCTCTAAAGAAGGTGAGGATGGTAATGATACTTTAATTCTACGCTTATTTTGTGGGTCAACATTTGTGGTAACTATAGCTAAAGTTGGGTAAGGCATCCTACCCTGCTGATCTAGTGCAATTTGGTTTGCTTTTTGAGATTGATTTAATATTTTAAATATATCATTCATAATTAGATTGGATCACCTTTTTTAGGTAGTTTTACTCTTAAGCCTGGATTAATTGGATTACCTGCTACTCTAATTTCCCAATGTAAATGGTTTCCGAAGGAATGACCTGTATTACCTATTAGTGCAATCACTTGACCTTGTTTAACTTGCTGACCATTACCCACTAAAATCTTACTAGTATGAGCATAAGCAGTTTGTTCATTGTTTGTATGGTCAATGATTACTTTGTTTCCATATCCATCATTTGCATCTCCTACAGAAGACACAGTTCCATCAGCAGCAGCTTGAATAGGTGTTCCAGCATTATTAGCAATATCAATCCCCTTATGAAGTTTAGTAACCCCATTTAGAGTTCTCATACCATAAGGGGAAGTAAAGGTGCCATGTGCAGGAATAATATAATTATTAGACCCGGAATTTGCACTACTATTAATAACTGGGTTTTCTATTGATTTAACTGAAGGAATATCACTACTTGCAGATTTATTTTTTAAAGGAGAATAACAGGTAGCTCTACTAATAAAACTTCCACCAGAGTATGTATGGGTAATAGTATCAATCACCCATATTCTATCAAGGAACTTACTAACTCCTTTAGTTTGAAATAATGTATCAGGGTCAAGGGTTAAAACTTCAGGAGTAGTAGGGAATTCAGTTTGAGCTAAGATGCCTTTAATTCTATTTTCATCACTTACACGTTGACTATCAGCAGTATCAGTAGCTCCTGTAGTTGTAGGGGCAGGAATAGGGCTTATAGCTCCTGTTGTGGAAGGTAAGTTATCTCCACCTGTACCAACAACATTTTCCTTTTTCTTCTGAACCATTACCCCAGAGTCGGGGTCAATTTCAAACTTACGTTCACCAACTGAAGTAGTTTCACCTGGTTTAGATGACCTGGCACCTCCTGAACTGGAAGTCTGAGCTTGATGAGAGACAGTAAAGGTACCTCCCATATTTGTGCCATACTCGCATACAAAAACGTTCTGGTCAGCTTTTAAACCTTTGCGGGGGCCTATATATAGAGTTGGGCCAACACAGTGAACTCTATACCCAATTCTTCTAGCTTCAATTAGTAGTGCCTCATAATCTGTGATTCCTCTTTGAGGAAACCTAGTATATAGTGGACCATCTTCAGGCATCTCAAGTTTCATTCCATAGTTGGAAGTAATCTTTTGAGCTATCTTTTTAAAAGTCAGATTGGTGTAAACAGTATTCCTAACTATTTGAGTTAAAACAACAGTAGCAGCAGTTCCAGAAAACTCAAGAGCATCAGGTTCAAATAGAGAAAACTTAAGTCCAGTGTGAATGAAAGAATAAGCTGCGATCGCTTTACCTCCATAACCCATCTCAACTGTAATTTGAGCACCTGCTAGAGTCTTAGCAATTGGGGTAACTTGAGTAGTAGGTGACTGAGAAGCTGCTACTGAGGAGGCAACGTTAGAAGTAGGGGTTACTCCAGAGGTGGCACTATCAAAAGCTTTAATTATCTTCAGAGCAATAGGTAGTAAAGTATCATTTAAAGTTTGATAATTACCAGAGCTAACAGCAGTTTGAGTTATGGAAGTTAAAGCAGCCCCAAGGTTAGTTACTTCTAATATAGTTATTCCTCTACTAGGGGCACTTAAAGCTTGTCTGTGAGTGAAAGAATAGGAGCCAAATTCATTAGCTAAGGCAACATCTATTAAAGATAGAGACTTACCGCTAAGGTCATATTTACCCCCTGGAATTACACCTGATCTACCCGCAGGTTCATCACAGTGTATTTCAAAAGCATAAGCACCTATTTGTTCCTTGAGAGTTTTGACAGCATCCTGATAAGCTCTACGTGCAGCATCACTTCTACCAGCAGGTACTGTGGGAGCAGTCACTACTGTATACCCAGCTTGAGGTAATTTAGTAAGTAGTATTTCAGTCAACTTATCATTGACTACAAATTCTAGAGTTCTAGACTCACCTTTATAGGTTACTGAAGAAGTTGCAGTACCATTGGTGCCGCTACCTGAAGCTCCATCAGCTATGTGCCCAGGAACCACAATAATTGACTTTGTTGCTGGTAGTAAAGCAGCAGGCCAATCATTTACTTTAATGGAAGATAGTTGAGAGTTTTTAGCTTGATTACTTTGTTGAGTTGCTGTCTGCTCTTTAGTTTGATTACTAGTGGATGAAGCAGAAGTAGTTGTGGAATTTTCTACTAATTCAACTTTAATATTATGTAGTAGACCAATAGTATTAGCAGCTTGAAATCCCTTAGTACCTGTTAGCTCATTAAATGCTCTAGTAAAAAGGTCAATTCCTCTATCACCTAAAGTAGTGTGAGGCCCCCAATCTTGGATATCACAAATAACAGATTTACCGTTATCTAAATTCGTGACTTTTACTTTATCTCCAAACTTGAGGTCAGTAAACATACCCTGAGAACCAAATTGTCTAGCAGCAGCAGGGTTGTTATATCTCATTGCACAGCCAAAGTCTCTATCAGGGTAAAGAGTATTATCCCTAGAACCTGTGGTGTCATTGAAAATACTAGCGGTAGTTTTCTCAAATAAAACTTTACCAGTAACACCTACTCCTGAATTAGCATCAGGAATTGCTGAGTTAGTAATTGAGGTTACAGAAGGAGTGGTGGCTACTGATTTAGAAGCTTCTACTGGGTCTAGACCATTTACACTTTCAACGTATGTAAAGAACTTATCTACAAGGATCTTCTGTGGGTCATAGACAGTAAAGTTACAGTTTGATTGAGCTTTACCCTCTGCTAAGGTTACTGATGCCTTAATAAGCTTTTCATCCCCAATTGTAAACGTTTCTGCTTCAGTGCTACCTTTAGAACCTATAGTAATTTTTAAGTAAGGATTCAAAAGATATTGACTTGGGTTAGGATTTTGATTATTAATATAAGACATAATTTAAGGCAATATCCATGAGATTAGTTGCCATACATTTTGGTTATCAGCAGTACCTTCTTTAGAGCCTTTCAATTTAGATAAAAGTTCATCTTGTGAGGTAGGAGCAATTCCCTTAGCCAATCCAGAAAGGGATAGATTTACATCTCTGAGAATGTTCTCTTGACTAGTACCTAATAGATTCAATATGGTTTGAGCTTCTCTAGATTGAGTAATTTCAGTAATAGTGGCTTGAACTTGATCGCTTATATTTGATATCTCAGTAGAGGCATATAACTTAAATTTACGTTCAGCTACTTCTGGGTTAGGAATGGTTAAAGTTTGCCCCACTTCAATTGCTTTAAATATATCAAGGTCATTCATAGTGGCTAACTCCCGCCAAGCTGTTGAATCACCTAATACTTCATTAGCAATTTTAGTTAGAGAATCCCCAACATTAAATGATACAGTTTTGGGAGTATTTAAAGGATTACGTATAGGTAAAGTACTCATATTATTTTTTAATTAAATTCCCTGTAGATACATCCAGCTTGTCATTTTTGTATAATCCAATTGTCCCTAAAGATTTACCTTTACTATCAAACATTGAAACTGTCCCATTCTTGGCTATGGAGACTTTATACTTGTTAGATTTAACTAAAGTGGATAAATATTCAGGAAGCTTCTTAACATTAGTTTTAAGCCACGCTACAGCCTTGGTATTACCCTCTTGGGCTTGTCTATCAGTTAATAGAGAAGTAGTACTTAAAGCACTTTGTAGACGGTCTCCAGGAGATTCTGATTTAGCTCCAGTAGGTAGTTGATTGGAGGGAATTTCTAATAATGTAAAATCTAATCTGGCTTCTGCTACTTCACCACCTAACCAAGCTGTCTCAGTCCATTTGATATCAGTTACCACTGCGGGACCAAAGCTATCTTTACCCCATTTAAAAGTTACAGGAGAGGGAGCATATTTACCTTTAGCTGGATCTGCTACCATTAATGCTTGAAGTTTTTGTAGAAGAAGTTTACAACTTTTACCTTCACTATGACTTTCTAGTAGTAAGTTATTAAGCTGTAAAGTTAATCCAGAGGTGTAACCATATTGTTGAGAGGGAGTAGAGGTTAATGCAGTAATACCTTGGTTGTACTTAGCACTTCTGCTAAATGATTTCTCTTCTGGGTTATATAAAAAGGTGAAAACTTCTTTACCTAATTCATCTACTAAATAAGCATAGATATTTACTATATACTCGGCATTAGGTAGACCATTAAGTACTTTAGTGTTGATTGACATATATTTAAAAAAATAAACCCTCCCTTTATTAAAGGAGGGGATAATTGTATAGTAATTGAAGCTTATATAGCTGTAGCTAAATTATTTTGATTATAGTTATTCCATTCATCTGCAATATGCTGCATCACTACCTTAGCCGTCTCTTCAGGATTAGTAGCAGCATGAATTACTATTGAACCAATATTTAATCCACCACCTCTGCCTACAGAAGAAGCTAATTGAGACTGTTGCTGTCTGTTAAGAATAGCTTCAGTTGAGTTAGCTATTACAATACCAGCACCAGCAGGAGCAGCTTTTTGCTCTCTACTGATAGCTGACATTAGGGAACCAACATTAAGCCCATTAGTATAATTATTAAGCTTTGAAGTAACAGTAGGATGATCTATCTCCCTGATTTTTCTTGCCTTCTGTAGATTATCTAATGTTGGGTCAGATTGAATGTCTGCTACTTTTTGATTCTTAGCAGACTGGTCATCCCTCCCAGTTAGTTTATTGAGAAAGCCATCTAGGAAATATGTTATCTCTTCAATAACACTACCTATCTTTTTACCTAAAATATCTATTGGGGCAGTGAATGCTTTCTTAAATACTTCTATAA
Protein-coding sequences here:
- a CDS encoding LysM peptidoglycan-binding domain-containing protein; translation: MSTLPIRNPLNTPKTVSFNVGDSLTKIANEVLGDSTAWRELATMNDLDIFKAIEVGQTLTIPNPEVAERKFKLYASTEISNISDQVQATITEITQSREAQTILNLLGTSQENILRDVNLSLSGLAKGIAPTSQDELLSKLKGSKEGTADNQNVWQLISWILP
- a CDS encoding peptidoglycan DD-metalloendopeptidase family protein — its product is MSYINNQNPNPSQYLLNPYLKITIGSKGSTEAETFTIGDEKLIKASVTLAEGKAQSNCNFTVYDPQKILVDKFFTYVESVNGLDPVEASKSVATTPSVTSITNSAIPDANSGVGVTGKVLFEKTTASIFNDTTGSRDNTLYPDRDFGCAMRYNNPAAARQFGSQGMFTDLKFGDKVKVTNLDNGKSVICDIQDWGPHTTLGDRGIDLFTRAFNELTGTKGFQAANTIGLLHNIKVELVENSTTTSASSTSNQTKEQTATQQSNQAKNSQLSSIKVNDWPAALLPATKSIIVVPGHIADGASGSGTNGTATSSVTYKGESRTLEFVVNDKLTEILLTKLPQAGYTVVTAPTVPAGRSDAARRAYQDAVKTLKEQIGAYAFEIHCDEPAGRSGVIPGGKYDLSGKSLSLIDVALANEFGSYSFTHRQALSAPSRGITILEVTNLGAALTSITQTAVSSGNYQTLNDTLLPIALKIIKAFDSATSGVTPTSNVASSVAASQSPTTQVTPIAKTLAGAQITVEMGYGGKAIAAYSFIHTGLKFSLFEPDALEFSGTAATVVLTQIVRNTVYTNLTFKKIAQKITSNYGMKLEMPEDGPLYTRFPQRGITDYEALLIEARRIGYRVHCVGPTLYIGPRKGLKADQNVFVCEYGTNMGGTFTVSHQAQTSSSGGARSSKPGETTSVGERKFEIDPDSGVMVQKKKENVVGTGGDNLPSTTGAISPIPAPTTTGATDTADSQRVSDENRIKGILAQTEFPTTPEVLTLDPDTLFQTKGVSKFLDRIWVIDTITHTYSGGSFISRATCYSPLKNKSASSDIPSVKSIENPVINSSANSGSNNYIIPAHGTFTSPYGMRTLNGVTKLHKGIDIANNAGTPIQAAADGTVSSVGDANDGYGNKVIIDHTNNEQTAYAHTSKILVGNGQQVKQGQVIALIGNTGHSFGNHLHWEIRVAGNPINPGLRVKLPKKGDPI
- a CDS encoding phage baseplate assembly protein V, whose protein sequence is MNDIFKILNQSQKANQIALDQQGRMPYPTLAIVTTNVDPQNKRRIKVSLPSSPSLESDWIRRLDIAPGVDANLPPINSTVLILFVDGLESNAYYLPIINDTNPPKDKEDIVNDYYSSIPGSKNVSVSGTDTLNVSGEIAISSEKSITSTATEDVKAYSKRNIFMQALQAITLSAAQYVLLQAGTWFVKLYSNGTSEMGGGVLTVNCGGFGINFVSTGTMSINGKQIATVGAVDSRGDTIVNKGW